A window from Nevskia ramosa DSM 11499 encodes these proteins:
- the hslU gene encoding ATP-dependent protease ATPase subunit HslU: MTPREIVTELDRHIVGQSAAKKAVAIALRNRWRRQQTPEAIRGEITPKNILMIGPTGVGKTEIARRLAKLANAPFVKVEATKFTEVGYVGRDVDSIIRELADVAVKLTRDQAIVRVQAKAHDAAEERVLDALLPPPSNFGEASTHRENENGAARQVFRKKLREGKLDDTEIELKLAVAPPPMQVMGPPGMEDMSNQLQAMFKNLGAGQQKTRKLKIREAMKLLIEEEGGKLVDEEAIRVEALKNAEDNGIVFIDEIDKVCKRGEYGGADVSREGVQRDLLPLVEGSTVSTKHGAIKTDHILFIASGAFHMSKPSDMIPELQGRLPIRVELDALKTEDFVRILSEPTHSLTDQYKALLATEGVALEFTPEGLRRLAEYAWQVNERTENIGARRLHTVLERLMEEAAYEASDRAGTTLSVDAAYVDSKLEKLAGNEDLSRFIL; this comes from the coding sequence ATGACGCCGCGCGAGATCGTCACCGAGCTCGATCGCCACATCGTCGGCCAGTCCGCTGCCAAGAAAGCGGTGGCAATCGCCTTGCGCAATCGCTGGCGCCGGCAACAGACGCCGGAAGCGATCCGCGGCGAAATCACGCCGAAGAACATCCTGATGATCGGCCCGACCGGCGTCGGCAAGACCGAGATCGCCCGCCGGCTGGCCAAGCTCGCCAATGCGCCGTTCGTGAAGGTGGAAGCGACCAAGTTCACCGAGGTCGGCTATGTCGGCCGCGATGTCGACTCGATCATCCGCGAGCTGGCCGATGTCGCGGTCAAGCTGACTCGCGATCAGGCGATCGTCCGCGTCCAGGCCAAGGCGCATGACGCGGCCGAAGAGCGCGTGCTCGACGCCCTGCTGCCGCCGCCGAGCAACTTCGGCGAAGCCAGCACGCATCGCGAGAACGAGAACGGCGCGGCGCGTCAGGTGTTCCGCAAGAAGCTGCGCGAAGGCAAGCTCGACGACACCGAGATCGAATTGAAGCTGGCGGTCGCACCGCCACCGATGCAGGTCATGGGCCCGCCCGGCATGGAGGACATGAGCAACCAGCTGCAGGCGATGTTCAAGAACCTCGGCGCCGGCCAGCAGAAGACCCGCAAGCTGAAGATCAGGGAAGCGATGAAGCTGCTGATCGAGGAAGAAGGCGGCAAGCTGGTCGACGAGGAAGCGATCCGCGTCGAAGCGCTGAAGAACGCCGAGGACAACGGCATCGTCTTCATCGACGAGATCGACAAGGTCTGCAAGCGCGGCGAATACGGCGGTGCCGATGTCTCTCGCGAAGGCGTGCAGCGCGATCTGCTGCCGCTGGTCGAAGGCAGTACGGTGTCGACCAAGCATGGCGCGATCAAGACCGATCACATCCTGTTCATCGCCAGCGGCGCGTTCCACATGTCGAAGCCGTCGGACATGATTCCGGAGCTGCAGGGCCGCCTGCCGATCCGGGTCGAACTCGATGCGCTGAAGACCGAGGATTTCGTGCGGATTCTCAGCGAGCCCACGCATTCGCTGACCGACCAGTACAAGGCGCTGCTCGCCACCGAAGGCGTGGCCTTGGAATTCACGCCGGAAGGTCTGCGCCGGCTCGCCGAGTACGCCTGGCAGGTCAACGAGCGTACCGAGAACATCGGCGCACGGCGTCTGCACACGGTGCTCGAACGCTTGATGGAAGAAGCAGCCTACGAGGCCTCGGACCGCGCCGGCACCACTTTGTCCGTCGATGCTGCCTATGTCGATTCGAAGCTCGAAAAGCTGGCCGGCAACGAAGATCTGAGCCGGTTCATCCTGTAA
- a CDS encoding LysR family transcriptional regulator, with protein sequence MSESLRQLRHVLALYEHRNYRRAAEALHLTQSALSVSIRRIEDEYGVPLFIRDQSGVRPTEYGEVVVRLARETSSTLEQGRREIELLRSLDSGKVIIGSDPWMADIIVAPALSKLLRKHSKLRFRLRTQGWDELQGELLARKVDVYVGSPFDALDPGIQATTYDLSSPAILCRRDHPLTRLPEIRIKDVLPYPLLVPKLPRWYLSWLAEQYSGVADSEELHDLFLQTEDFTVIRHIVHETDAVTAGVIRTFPAELSPSEFVMLDIADLAHVRAPVVVATLAERPIPAAAAAFISQVVEEIDQLRNALQQVRAGRATTAPAFTG encoded by the coding sequence ATGAGTGAATCGCTCCGGCAGTTGCGCCACGTGCTGGCGCTGTACGAGCACCGCAACTACCGGCGCGCAGCCGAAGCGCTGCATCTGACCCAGTCGGCGCTGTCGGTCAGCATCCGCCGCATCGAGGATGAGTACGGCGTGCCGCTGTTCATCCGCGACCAGTCCGGCGTGCGGCCCACCGAGTACGGCGAGGTCGTGGTGCGACTGGCGCGGGAAACGAGTTCGACGCTCGAGCAGGGCCGGCGCGAGATCGAACTGCTGCGCTCGCTCGACTCGGGCAAGGTGATCATCGGCTCTGATCCCTGGATGGCCGACATCATCGTCGCGCCGGCCTTGTCGAAGCTGCTGCGCAAGCACTCGAAGCTGCGCTTCCGTCTGCGCACCCAGGGTTGGGACGAACTGCAGGGTGAACTGCTGGCGCGGAAGGTCGATGTCTACGTGGGGTCGCCGTTCGATGCGCTTGATCCCGGCATCCAGGCGACGACCTATGACCTGTCGTCCCCGGCGATCCTGTGCCGGCGCGACCATCCGCTTACGCGGCTGCCGGAGATCCGCATCAAGGACGTGCTGCCGTACCCGCTGCTGGTGCCCAAGCTGCCGCGCTGGTACCTGTCCTGGCTCGCCGAGCAATACAGCGGCGTGGCCGATTCCGAGGAACTCCACGATCTGTTCCTGCAGACCGAGGACTTCACCGTGATCCGTCACATCGTCCATGAAACCGACGCGGTCACGGCCGGCGTGATCCGCACCTTTCCGGCCGAGTTGTCACCGTCGGAATTCGTCATGCTCGACATCGCCGACCTCGCCCATGTGCGGGCGCCGGTAGTGGTCGCGACACTTGCGGAGCGACCGATTCCAGCCGCCGCGGCCGCCTTCATCAGCCAAGTCGTCGAGGAGATCGACCAGCTGCGGAATGCCTTGCAACAAGTCCGCGCCGGTCGAGCGACAACAGCCCCGGCCTTTACAGGATGA
- a CDS encoding alkane 1-monooxygenase, whose protein sequence is MSIQALNSEGQIVRYTDKRRWLWSLSLLWPLLPVISCVVAEKTGQAVWFWATWIIWYLIVPVIDHLLPADGSNPPPEVVPKLDADWYYRLLPMLTVPIHYITLIYSAWVISTGDLAWYSILGLALSVGLVNGIAINTGHELGHKTTGLERWLAKTVLAVVGYGHFFIEHNKGHHKDVATPDDPASSRMGENIYGFACREIPGAMRRAWRSEKARLERCGKGPWTLQNEVLQPLLITVPLYAGLIVAFGWVMLPYLALQMVWGWFGVLTSANYIEHYGLLRQKRDNGRFEACQPYHSWNSNHVMSNLILFNLQRHSDHHANPTRRYQSLRNFEHLPEYPSGYPLMFLIALFPPLWFAVMNPRVVAWADGRFDRINIRPGYRARLEARWGKRGSNAAAGA, encoded by the coding sequence ATGAGCATCCAGGCGCTGAATTCCGAAGGCCAGATCGTGCGCTACACCGACAAGCGACGCTGGCTGTGGTCGCTATCGCTGCTGTGGCCGCTGCTGCCGGTGATCTCCTGCGTGGTCGCAGAGAAGACCGGCCAGGCCGTCTGGTTCTGGGCGACCTGGATCATCTGGTATCTGATCGTGCCGGTGATCGATCACCTGCTGCCGGCCGATGGCAGCAATCCGCCGCCGGAAGTGGTGCCGAAGCTTGATGCCGATTGGTACTACCGCCTGCTGCCGATGCTGACCGTGCCGATCCACTACATCACGCTGATCTACAGCGCCTGGGTGATCAGCACCGGCGATCTGGCCTGGTACTCGATCCTGGGGCTGGCGCTGTCGGTCGGTCTGGTCAACGGCATCGCCATCAATACCGGCCACGAACTCGGCCACAAGACCACCGGTCTGGAGCGCTGGCTCGCCAAGACCGTGCTCGCGGTGGTCGGCTACGGCCACTTCTTCATCGAGCACAACAAGGGGCATCACAAGGATGTGGCGACGCCGGACGATCCCGCCTCCTCGCGGATGGGCGAGAACATCTACGGCTTCGCCTGCCGCGAGATTCCCGGTGCGATGCGTCGCGCCTGGCGCTCGGAAAAGGCGCGCCTTGAACGCTGCGGCAAGGGCCCCTGGACCTTGCAGAACGAAGTGCTGCAGCCATTGCTGATCACCGTCCCGCTGTATGCCGGCCTGATTGTTGCGTTCGGCTGGGTGATGCTCCCGTACCTCGCGCTTCAGATGGTCTGGGGCTGGTTCGGCGTGCTGACCAGCGCCAACTACATCGAGCATTACGGACTGCTGCGCCAGAAGCGCGACAACGGTCGCTTTGAAGCCTGCCAGCCCTACCACTCGTGGAACTCCAACCACGTGATGTCGAACCTGATCCTGTTCAATCTGCAGCGCCATTCGGACCATCACGCCAACCCGACGCGCCGCTACCAGAGCCTGCGCAACTTCGAGCATCTGCCCGAGTACCCGAGCGGCTATCCGTTGATGTTCCTGATCGCCCTGTTTCCACCACTCTGGTTCGCGGTGATGAACCCGCGCGTAGTCGCCTGGGCCGATGGCCGCTTCGATCGCATCAATATCCGTCCCGGTTACCGCGCCCGACTCGAAGCCCGCTGGGGCAAGCGCGGCAGCAATGCGGCGGCAGGTGCCTGA
- a CDS encoding rubredoxin, with product MSGYRRFICPGCGYAYDEGKGDPHEGFPPGTRWEQVPEDWVCPDCAVREKLDFELQAEG from the coding sequence ATGAGCGGCTACCGCCGTTTCATCTGTCCCGGCTGCGGCTACGCCTACGACGAAGGCAAGGGCGATCCGCATGAAGGCTTCCCGCCCGGCACCCGCTGGGAACAGGTGCCGGAGGACTGGGTCTGTCCGGACTGCGCGGTGCGCGAAAAGCTGGACTTCGAGCTACAAGCGGAAGGCTGA
- a CDS encoding gamma-butyrobetaine hydroxylase-like domain-containing protein, producing the protein MVAAPNAVPTDIKLHRKSRLLEVVWPDGRTDSLPLEYLRVYSPSAEVRGHGGGETMLVAGKREVNISAVEPVGRYAVRLKFDDGHDSGLYSWPTLRELADNHTAWWAHYEQRLAEHGMSRDRDVVKLSALGVGKFKPVG; encoded by the coding sequence ATGGTCGCCGCTCCAAACGCCGTTCCCACGGACATCAAGCTGCATCGCAAGTCGCGCCTGCTCGAAGTGGTCTGGCCCGATGGCCGCACCGATTCGCTGCCGCTGGAGTACCTGCGCGTCTACTCGCCGAGCGCGGAAGTGCGCGGCCACGGCGGCGGCGAAACGATGCTGGTGGCGGGCAAGCGCGAGGTGAACATCAGCGCCGTCGAGCCAGTCGGCCGCTATGCGGTGCGACTGAAGTTCGACGATGGCCACGACAGCGGCCTGTATTCCTGGCCGACCTTGCGCGAGTTGGCCGACAACCACACGGCCTGGTGGGCGCACTACGAACAGCGTCTGGCCGAACACGGCATGTCGCGTGATCGCGATGTCGTGAAGCTGTCGGCGCTCGGCGTCGGCAAGTTCAAACCGGTGGGCTGA
- the def gene encoding peptide deformylase, whose product MIRDVLRMGDPRLLEVSAAVTAFGTPELRALLVDMQDTMASLNGAGLAAPQIGVGLRVVIFGVEHNERYPDAEDVPFTILCNPVLTPLSDEQEDGWEGCLSVPGMRGLVPRYTRLRYSGCDENGVAIEREVSGFHARVVQHECDHLDGILYPQRIRDLRQFGFTREIFGEDQADD is encoded by the coding sequence ATGATTCGAGACGTCTTACGGATGGGCGATCCGCGGCTGCTGGAAGTTTCGGCAGCCGTCACTGCGTTCGGCACGCCTGAACTTCGGGCGCTGCTGGTCGACATGCAGGACACCATGGCCTCGCTGAACGGCGCTGGCCTTGCCGCGCCGCAGATCGGTGTCGGCCTGCGCGTGGTGATCTTCGGCGTCGAGCACAACGAGCGTTATCCGGATGCCGAGGATGTGCCGTTCACGATCCTCTGCAACCCCGTACTGACGCCGTTATCGGATGAGCAGGAAGACGGCTGGGAAGGCTGCCTCAGCGTGCCCGGCATGCGCGGCCTGGTGCCGCGTTACACGCGCTTGCGCTACAGCGGCTGCGATGAGAACGGCGTGGCGATCGAACGCGAAGTCTCGGGCTTTCACGCCCGAGTCGTGCAGCACGAATGCGATCACCTCGACGGCATTCTCTATCCGCAACGCATTCGCGATCTGCGGCAGTTCGGCTTCACCCGCGAAATCTTCGGCGAGGATCAAGCCGACGATTAG
- a CDS encoding AraC family transcriptional regulator, translating to MPDQTTARIHPASFGLEAQQAELADRMMRRTPLEGVNDPGIPGFSMMRISEPSQPLSTVYEPSICVVVQGSKQAMLGAERYVYDPLNYLVVSMSLPVVGNVIEATVAKPYLCLRLDIDANQVNELLRQTPVPAASAAPRNGGRALFLASTSAQLLDAVLRLVRLLDTPEEAAVLAPLALREIHYRVLTGELGQQLCELCAADGQAQRIASTIALLKSRYAEPLRIEELADAAHLSVSALHHRFKAVTAMSPLQYQKQLRLQEARRLMLSDGCEAAVAAHRVGYESPSQFSREYRRLFGAPPRAETQAQPIFRQAGS from the coding sequence ATGCCTGACCAGACCACGGCGAGAATCCATCCAGCGAGCTTCGGGCTCGAAGCCCAGCAGGCCGAGCTGGCCGACCGGATGATGCGCCGCACGCCGCTCGAAGGCGTCAACGATCCGGGCATTCCCGGTTTTTCGATGATGCGCATCAGCGAGCCTTCTCAGCCGCTGTCGACGGTCTACGAGCCGTCGATCTGCGTTGTCGTCCAGGGCAGCAAGCAGGCGATGCTCGGCGCCGAACGCTATGTCTATGATCCGCTCAACTATCTCGTGGTGTCGATGAGCCTGCCGGTGGTCGGCAACGTCATCGAAGCAACCGTCGCCAAGCCCTATCTCTGCCTGCGCCTCGATATCGACGCCAATCAGGTCAACGAACTGCTGCGCCAGACCCCGGTGCCGGCAGCCAGCGCGGCCCCACGCAACGGTGGCCGCGCACTGTTCCTGGCCTCGACCTCGGCACAACTTCTCGATGCCGTGCTGCGCCTGGTGCGCCTGCTCGATACGCCCGAGGAAGCGGCGGTGCTGGCGCCGCTGGCGCTGCGCGAAATCCACTACCGCGTGCTGACCGGCGAACTCGGCCAGCAGCTCTGCGAACTCTGCGCGGCCGATGGTCAGGCGCAGCGCATTGCCAGCACCATCGCGCTGCTCAAATCACGCTATGCCGAGCCGCTGCGGATCGAGGAACTGGCCGATGCCGCGCACTTGAGCGTGTCGGCGCTGCATCACCGCTTCAAGGCAGTGACCGCGATGTCGCCGCTGCAATACCAGAAACAATTGCGGCTGCAGGAAGCGCGGCGCTTGATGTTGTCGGATGGCTGCGAAGCGGCGGTTGCCGCGCATCGCGTCGGCTACGAAAGCCCCTCGCAGTTCAGCCGCGAATATCGCCGGCTGTTCGGTGCGCCGCCACGTGCGGAAACGCAGGCGCAGCCGATCTTCAGACAAGCCGGCAGCTAA
- a CDS encoding aldo/keto reductase gives MNNRKNNTLTPYPRRQLGGLEVSALGLGCMGMSDFYGPADDTRNLAVLNHAVDIGINFLDTADMYGVGRNEELIAQLLKTRRDEVVLATKFGNVRAADGSFIRVDGSPEYVRAACDASLKRLGVDHIDLYYQHRVDRTVPIEETVGAMQRLVDAGKVRYLGLSEASAITIRRAAYVAPIAAVQSEYSLWTRDMEDEVLPTCRELGIGFVPYSPLGRGFLTGAIRKPGDLSADDWRHHNPRFQSDSLDQNLALVDAVTALADQHGCTPGQLALAWLLHQAPDIVPIPGTRRIERLDENAKAATIRLSSDELRAIRDLIEASTVVGTRYPQEHMGAVNA, from the coding sequence ATGAACAACCGCAAGAACAACACCCTTACCCCTTATCCACGCCGTCAGCTCGGTGGCCTCGAAGTGTCCGCACTCGGCCTCGGCTGCATGGGCATGTCCGATTTCTATGGCCCGGCGGACGACACCCGAAACCTCGCGGTGCTCAATCACGCTGTCGACATCGGCATCAACTTTCTCGATACCGCCGACATGTATGGCGTGGGCCGCAACGAGGAACTGATCGCACAACTGCTGAAGACTCGCCGCGACGAAGTCGTGCTGGCGACCAAGTTCGGCAACGTTCGAGCGGCCGACGGCAGCTTCATCAGAGTCGATGGCAGCCCGGAATATGTACGCGCCGCCTGCGACGCCAGCCTGAAGCGCCTGGGGGTCGATCACATCGATCTCTATTACCAGCACCGGGTTGATCGCACGGTGCCGATCGAGGAAACCGTCGGCGCGATGCAGCGCCTGGTCGACGCCGGCAAGGTCCGCTATCTCGGCTTATCGGAAGCGTCTGCAATCACCATTCGCCGAGCGGCGTATGTCGCACCGATTGCCGCTGTGCAGAGCGAGTACTCGCTGTGGACGCGGGACATGGAAGACGAAGTGCTGCCCACCTGCCGCGAGTTGGGCATCGGCTTCGTGCCGTACAGCCCGCTGGGCCGCGGCTTTCTGACCGGCGCCATTCGCAAGCCGGGCGATCTCTCGGCCGACGACTGGCGGCACCACAATCCGCGCTTCCAGAGCGACAGCCTCGATCAGAATCTGGCGCTGGTCGATGCCGTCACCGCGCTGGCAGATCAGCACGGCTGCACGCCGGGTCAGCTGGCGCTGGCCTGGCTGCTGCACCAGGCGCCGGACATCGTGCCGATTCCCGGCACCCGCCGCATCGAGCGGCTGGACGAGAACGCCAAGGCGGCAACGATCCGCTTGAGCAGTGATGAACTGCGGGCGATCCGCGACCTGATCGAAGCCAGCACCGTGGTCGGCACCCGCTATCCGCAGGAACACATGGGCGCGGTCAACGCCTGA
- the ubiE gene encoding bifunctional demethylmenaquinone methyltransferase/2-methoxy-6-polyprenyl-1,4-benzoquinol methylase UbiE translates to MAQQDERNPRGTTHFGFEQVAVGDKQKRVREVFSSVASKYDVMNDLMSFGIHRLWKRFVIDLAGVRSGEKVLDLAGGTGDLAREFRKLAGTRGLVTLADINAAMLGQGRAALADKGVVDVPLVQANAECLPFEDGSFDCITIAFGLRNVTDKDKALASMRRVLKPGGRLLVLEFSKPQTALLTKVYDQYSFKLLPLMGKLVANDADSYRYLAESIRMHPDQDTLKGMMENAGLARVQVYNLTGGIVAVHRGYRLD, encoded by the coding sequence ATGGCCCAGCAAGACGAACGTAACCCGCGCGGCACCACTCACTTCGGTTTCGAGCAGGTGGCGGTCGGCGACAAGCAGAAACGAGTCCGCGAAGTGTTCTCGTCGGTCGCGAGCAAGTACGACGTGATGAACGACTTGATGTCGTTCGGCATCCATCGCCTGTGGAAGCGCTTCGTCATCGATCTCGCCGGCGTTCGCAGCGGCGAGAAGGTGCTCGATCTCGCCGGCGGCACCGGCGATCTGGCCCGCGAATTCCGCAAGCTGGCCGGCACTCGTGGCCTGGTCACCCTGGCCGACATCAATGCCGCGATGCTGGGTCAGGGTCGCGCGGCTCTTGCCGACAAGGGCGTCGTCGACGTGCCGCTGGTTCAGGCCAACGCCGAATGCCTGCCGTTCGAGGACGGCAGCTTCGACTGCATCACCATCGCCTTCGGCCTGCGCAACGTCACCGACAAGGACAAGGCCCTGGCCTCGATGCGCCGCGTGCTGAAGCCCGGCGGCAGGCTTCTCGTCCTCGAATTCTCCAAGCCGCAGACTGCGCTGCTGACCAAGGTCTATGACCAGTACTCGTTCAAGCTGCTGCCGCTGATGGGCAAGCTGGTGGCCAACGATGCGGACAGCTATCGATACCTCGCCGAGTCGATCCGCATGCATCCGGATCAGGACACGCTGAAGGGGATGATGGAAAACGCCGGCCTTGCGCGCGTGCAGGTCTACAACCTGACCGGCGGAATCGTCGCCGTGCATCGCGGTTATCGCCTCGACTGA
- a CDS encoding ubiquinone biosynthesis accessory factor UbiJ produces MPAPALVCATVEVALNRYLRLERSVLDDCAALEGKSIALEAADLGWIFVIEPIATGVRVSNIAEDEPDVLVSAPSLRLMKLALSTVSGREGLPTGLEVVGDTELLNRFNALLTKVGFDPEELVAKVIGDGAAHRLVGGLKGLFGWGRTAADRLSVDAAEYLTEESEDLARAADVEEWMDSVDQLREGADRFEARLARLEQQQSKTS; encoded by the coding sequence ATGCCGGCTCCTGCCCTTGTTTGCGCGACCGTCGAAGTCGCGCTGAACCGCTACCTGCGCCTGGAGCGCAGCGTGCTCGATGACTGCGCCGCACTCGAAGGCAAGTCGATCGCGCTCGAAGCGGCCGATCTCGGCTGGATCTTCGTGATCGAACCGATCGCGACCGGCGTGCGGGTCAGCAACATCGCCGAGGACGAGCCGGATGTCCTGGTCTCGGCACCGAGCTTGCGACTGATGAAGCTGGCGCTGAGCACGGTCAGTGGCCGCGAAGGCCTGCCGACCGGCCTCGAAGTGGTTGGCGATACAGAGCTGCTGAATCGCTTCAATGCGCTGCTGACCAAGGTCGGTTTCGACCCCGAGGAACTGGTTGCGAAAGTGATCGGCGACGGCGCGGCGCATCGGCTGGTCGGCGGGCTCAAGGGCCTGTTCGGCTGGGGTCGCACGGCGGCGGATCGCCTGAGCGTCGACGCCGCCGAATATCTCACCGAAGAAAGCGAAGACCTGGCCCGCGCGGCCGATGTCGAGGAATGGATGGATAGCGTCGACCAGTTGCGCGAAGGTGCGGATCGCTTCGAGGCGCGTCTCGCGCGGCTGGAACAGCAGCAGAGCAAGACCTCGTGA
- the ubiB gene encoding ubiquinone biosynthesis regulatory protein kinase UbiB — translation MIKATPRLWAIWKVTRRYGLSEFWGGKPSSDSRPRGERLRLALQELGPVFIKFGQALSTRPDIVPVDVATELAKLQDQVEPFPGAEARAIIERSLGKPIAELFHEFDETPLAAASVAQVHTARLKPQDDGDPGFEVVVKVLRPGVMERVEKDVALLRALAEFAERWHPLGKRLRPREVVAEYEKVIFDELDLMREGANCSLLRRNWLGSELIYHPIVFWDFTRSNVLVMERIHGVSLRHLDQLREMGVNFQVLAERGVEIFFKQVFRDNFFHADMHPGNIFVDVSDVRKPSYLAVDFGIVGQLSPADLRYLAENFLAFFNRDYRRIAELHLESGWIPADVRAEDFESAIRTVSEPIFGKPIKDISFGVFLLRLFEIARRFNYQVQPQLVLLQKTLLTTEGLGRQLYPELDLWKTAKPIMEQWMWNRINPAATFARLRKEGPQLAEALPELAQNAMKFLAKGGALPSHTLDASGVEALRSELRASTRKSLHAAIGGTAWVAGVALYGMASLNAATPSTSVVVASLLFAGVGLWGWVRAFR, via the coding sequence GTGATCAAGGCAACGCCGCGCCTGTGGGCGATCTGGAAAGTCACGCGTCGCTACGGCCTGTCCGAGTTCTGGGGCGGCAAGCCTTCGTCGGACTCGCGCCCGCGTGGCGAGCGTCTGCGGCTGGCGCTGCAGGAACTCGGGCCGGTGTTCATCAAGTTCGGCCAGGCGCTGTCGACGCGGCCGGACATCGTGCCGGTCGACGTGGCGACCGAGCTGGCCAAGCTGCAGGATCAGGTCGAGCCGTTTCCCGGCGCCGAGGCGCGGGCGATCATCGAGCGCTCGCTTGGCAAGCCGATCGCCGAGCTGTTCCATGAGTTCGACGAAACACCGCTGGCTGCTGCCTCGGTTGCCCAGGTGCACACCGCGCGGCTGAAGCCGCAGGACGACGGCGATCCCGGTTTCGAAGTGGTGGTCAAGGTACTGCGCCCGGGCGTCATGGAGCGGGTCGAGAAAGACGTGGCGCTGCTGCGCGCGCTGGCCGAATTCGCCGAACGCTGGCATCCGCTGGGCAAGCGTCTGCGGCCGCGCGAAGTCGTCGCCGAATACGAGAAGGTGATCTTCGACGAGCTGGATCTGATGCGCGAAGGCGCCAACTGCTCGCTGCTGCGCCGCAACTGGCTGGGCTCGGAGCTGATCTATCACCCGATCGTGTTCTGGGATTTCACCCGCAGCAATGTGCTGGTGATGGAGCGCATCCACGGCGTGTCGCTGCGCCATCTCGATCAGCTGCGCGAGATGGGCGTGAACTTCCAGGTGCTCGCCGAGCGCGGTGTGGAAATCTTCTTCAAGCAGGTGTTCCGCGACAATTTCTTCCACGCGGACATGCATCCCGGCAACATCTTCGTCGACGTTTCCGACGTGCGGAAGCCGAGTTATCTGGCGGTCGATTTCGGCATCGTCGGCCAGTTGTCGCCGGCCGATCTGCGCTATCTCGCCGAGAACTTCCTGGCCTTCTTCAATCGCGATTACCGGCGCATCGCCGAGCTGCATCTGGAGTCCGGCTGGATTCCGGCGGATGTCCGCGCCGAAGATTTCGAGAGCGCGATCCGCACCGTCTCCGAGCCGATCTTCGGCAAGCCGATCAAGGACATTTCCTTCGGTGTCTTCCTGCTGCGCCTGTTCGAGATCGCGCGGCGCTTCAACTACCAGGTGCAGCCGCAACTGGTCCTGTTGCAGAAGACCTTGCTGACCACCGAAGGCCTCGGCCGCCAGCTCTATCCCGAGCTTGATCTGTGGAAGACCGCGAAGCCGATCATGGAGCAGTGGATGTGGAACCGGATCAATCCGGCCGCCACCTTCGCGCGGCTGCGTAAGGAAGGGCCGCAGCTGGCTGAAGCGCTGCCGGAACTGGCGCAGAACGCGATGAAGTTTCTCGCCAAGGGCGGCGCGCTGCCGAGTCACACGCTCGATGCCTCGGGTGTCGAAGCGCTGCGCAGCGAGCTGCGCGCCTCGACCCGGAAAAGCCTGCATGCCGCGATCGGCGGCACTGCTTGGGTAGCGGGTGTGGCGCTCTACGGCATGGCCTCGCTGAACGCGGCAACGCCATCTACCTCAGTGGTAGTCGCCAGCCTGCTGTTCGCCGGCGTCGGCCTCTGGGGCTGGGTGCGAGCGTTCCGCTGA
- a CDS encoding DUF4112 domain-containing protein, with protein sequence MARPVKEMAEGPSPEQIRELVAYCDKAAWWLDDCLTVPGTRFHFGLDAITGLIPFAGDLLAAGVSVLTITRAARIGVPRKVLMRMGRNVAIDFAGGLIPGIGDAFDAVFKSHRRNFALLYKEYAPMLAPIGVRQRAPLWLRVGGALMVAAIGYGIWHWLLR encoded by the coding sequence ATGGCCCGCCCGGTGAAGGAGATGGCCGAAGGCCCGTCGCCCGAGCAGATACGCGAACTGGTCGCCTACTGCGACAAGGCCGCGTGGTGGCTCGACGACTGCCTGACCGTGCCCGGCACCCGCTTCCATTTCGGGCTCGATGCGATCACCGGCCTGATTCCGTTTGCCGGCGACTTACTGGCGGCTGGTGTTTCGGTGCTGACCATCACTCGCGCCGCCCGCATCGGCGTGCCGCGCAAGGTGCTGATGCGGATGGGACGGAACGTCGCGATCGATTTCGCCGGCGGCCTGATTCCAGGCATCGGGGATGCCTTCGATGCGGTATTCAAATCGCACCGTCGCAACTTCGCACTGCTGTACAAGGAATACGCGCCGATGCTCGCGCCGATCGGCGTGCGACAGCGGGCGCCGCTGTGGCTGCGGGTGGGTGGCGCGCTGATGGTCGCGGCGATCGGCTACGGTATCTGGCACTGGCTGCTGCGCTGA